A segment of the Lolium perenne isolate Kyuss_39 chromosome 3, Kyuss_2.0, whole genome shotgun sequence genome:
CGTGATCAAAAGGGTGAGTACAACATAGGGGCAAGAGGAAGAAAAGAAGCTTGATCTGTTCGGTGATGGAGAAACATTCTTGTTATGTTACCACGAAGGCTCTAATTTTTTGGGATAGGAGACCCAAACCATAGAGGAACAAGGTAGGTCCAATTTGGCCATCTAGCGTTTGACACAGATGGGGGAATATGTCGGACATGGATCAAAGGATCGATCGGAGAAGAGCTTCTATGGACATACGTGTCATAGTCTATGGCCACCTGGAAAAAAAAATCGCTGCTCCGCGGCAGTGTAGGTGGCGtttgagggcatctccaacgcaatgatccaaacggacgcgctgggctgtCCGTTTTAAATCGTTTGGGTAGCCGCACGAACACGTGGATGGAGCCCCACGTTCGCGTgttcgtttgggtcgcgcgctgcgcccaacgccgCCAGATTTGGGTCGCAGCCATAGAAGTTGCTATTTGCCTCTAAATTCACTATAAAAGCATAAAAATATATATAAATAAGTTTAAATGCTCAAAACTTATTGCATAAGTTTATTGCCCATGTATTCAATGACAAAGTATTATTCAAAAAAATTGTAAAATGATACAAATGCCctaggaattattttcttcgggaTTTTCTTCATTGTTGTTTGCAGTATTGTTGCCAACATGCGTCCACTGTGCTCAACCAAATCAGCCTGGAGCTGGTTATGTACAGCTAGATCCCGAATTTCGTGGTGCACATGGAGGATATCCTGGAATGATGTCGGACCACCTTTGAATAACCAACTCTCCCTGGCCATCTCACTCATTATCAAacagtgaatcatcccgctctacctcaacaatcatgttatggATGATTACACAAGCGGTCACCAACTCCCACAGAGTTTCCACACTCCAGGCTCTAGCAAGGTGTCTGgcgatagcccaacgagcttggaggatgccaaacgcccgctcgacatctttctGGGTTGCCTCTTGCTCTTCGGCAAACCTTGCCTCCTTCTCTAAGTTGGGACGCCGGATTGTCTTCACaagtgtagcccaaggtggatagatatcatcagcaaggtagtaccccttgttgtagtggtggccattgatctcaaaatccacatcaggaGACTGACCGTACGCTAGCCTACCAAACACCGGAGAGCTCTGCAGCAAATTcatgtcattgtgcgagccagccattccgaagaatgagtgccaaatccatgtgtcATGTGAAGAAACGGCTTCAAGAATCATTGTGCACCCCTTAGAAAGGCCGTTGTACGCCCCCGCCAACCAAAGGagcagttcttccactcccagtgcatgcagcctatgctgccaagcatcccaggaaGCCTCCTAGAAGCGTTGATTGACAACAGACGAGCTGTGCCCTATGCATTAGGTTGTCGGAGATATTGTTCTCCGAACACACCGATCACTGCTCTACAGAACCTGTACATCGCTTCCAAGTAGGTCGACTCGctcatgcgcgtgtactcatctaagaaatcaccggcaacaccatatgcgagcatcctaatcgttgtcgtgcatttctggtacgaagagaTGCCTACCTTGTCAATTGCATCCACTTTGGCGCATAAGTAGTTGTCGTAGACcttgacgccatccattatccgggTGAACAACGGTCTGGACATCAGAAAACGACGGGGAAACATGGCCAGCGTGAACAATGCCTTGCGGTAGAAGTAGTCGTTGAAGAGCTAGTCGTGGCCGCATTTCTTTTGCGATCCAAGGCGGCCGCGCGCCCCGGCAAGGACCCCCGGTACACGGGGATCTACGAGACATTGTGCTCGTGGATGATGCCTCCGTGAGAAAGTCGTCGTCGGACTCCTCGTCTGACGACGTGTCGATGATGTTCTTGAAGAAGTAATCGTCGTCGTTGTCCATGAAATTTTAGATcgcgcatttcatcgaacacctcgcagGCGGAGGCCATCCAATGCGTCCGTAGGGACCTGCAGGCAATGGTCGTCCCGGCCGATTTGCGGCCTGGAAacacggtgcacgagagctcacctcTGGCGGCAACGATGAAGCTGCTAACGACGGGAGGTCTCGCGACGGCGAGAGGACAACAGCAACGGCGACGGCGTCCTCCGACACTACTACGAGGCCACGAAAGCAGTGCAGGGCCGCGTCCTATGCTTCCGCACCGCTAGCCGGCATCTcgacgacggtggccggcgtcgacagCGCTCCCAAATCGCCGGTCCTGGGGTGGTGGCGGAGCGTTgggagatgtgtgcgaggggGCTGTGTTTTGCGAGGCAGACATGCGGACCAGGGGAGGACAAGGGGAGGATACGAGCGGCCAGCGATAGGAGTCCGTGGCCACGTAAACGCGGTCCAGATTTGGATCGTTCCGGACACCAtgaccatccgttttagggacggATCAACACGCTGAGCCGGGTTTTTATCTGATTTGACCTATTCGGACGTGCGGGCGGGAGATGGGTTCGTcgggctggagatgccctaaaacgGGGATGTGATACGGCGCTACCAGGCCCAGATCCTCGCACCGGACGGATGGAACCATCCTGCGGCGTTGTCAGTCAATCGGGCCCACCGTTCAGCGTCGTACATCCACCAAGAGTCGGTAAAGGCGGAAGAGGGAGCTCTCCTTCGAACTTTCCGGTGGTCGGAATCTTGGAGTGAGCTTGGATTGCCCTGATGGAGGAGCAGTTCATCCTCCGGGTGCCGCCATCCGTGGCGGAGCAGATCGAGCGTCTCATGAACGAATCCGCCGCCGGCTCATCCTCCAACCCCGAGGACGCCTCCCTCGACCTCTCATTCTCAGGTGCCCCCTCTCCCTCCTCTGCGCTCCGCGAATTCTACTTTCTTTTTTCGCGGGAAATTGTTGTAAGACCAGTAGGGCTGCGGGTTTGAGGGGCCGCGGAGTTGGGTATTTGTTGGAGAATTTCGCTGCAACAGCGGCCAGTAATTGTTGGGGAATTCGCTGGCAGCTTGCCTGTACGCTGTTTGATGGAATGCACAAGCCAGGCACAGTGAAGATTACTGAGGGCCCTTTGGAGATGGCTGGCTCTTCCGTGGTTCGAGCGCGTGAATACCACGGCATGCATGGAAGGGCCAACTGAAACATGGATAAAGTGCAACCATGATTAAGGGTGTGCCTATTCATGCCCTACATTTGCAAACAAGAGGTTGCAATATGTAGATAGCAGGTTCCGCAGCTGCTACCGTGCCATTAGTACGGTGCATTTCAGTTTGCCTGCTCACATTTCAGTTTAACAGTTGCTCAATTCTGGGTTTTGCCCTGCCTGCCGACGCCTGACGAGATATGTTGTCAATGGCTCCCAATTACTGTTAGATGGACAAAATATGTGCAGACAGCCAAATCGACCAGACAACACTAACTTGATTTGAAAAATTCACTTAATTCATGTCTGTGTTAATATTCCCCTATTCACAAGCTGCCCAGATTGCATTTATTGGCTGAGATATGCTTAACCTGCCTTATATCTGTACAATATCATGAAACCAGCCAGTATTGCTAATAAAAGTATACTTGAGTTCATTAATACGAATCTGAAGAGATTAGGCCTTTTCATGAAACCGTGGTGGCATGTCAAGCTCTTAGTATACGACTTCAGATGCTGATAAATTAATTCATGCCCAACTTTCGAGGTAGCATTTTCTATGTGCTCATTCTGTTTATTCACTTTCTTCCAGTATAGAACAACTCAGTGGTCTCTTGATTTTTAAGAATACAACTTAAAACATTACTCTATAATTGTTATGTTAGAAACTGGACTTTATTAATCCTTATTGATTTCTGGATTGATTGTATTTTCCCTCCTATAGAGGACGGAAGGAGTGGCACATTTATGATTGGCAACCAGAGCTTCCCTGCATCTCTATTGGATCTCCCAGCCGTTGTGGAGTCATACAAGACATATGATGATTCGTTTTTAGTTAAAACTGCTGACATTGGTCAGGTATAGCTGAAGATTTGTGTGTACCATCTAGTTAATTTTTAGGCCTTATAATCAATTTGAACTGATACAGATGGTAATGGTAAGACAAGAAGATGATCCTGCTCCAGAAGGAGTTGAATACAAGCATGGACTTACTCCTCCAATGAGGGATGCACGCAGGCGACGCTATCGCAGAGAACCTGACCTGAGTGTATATGAATTGGCTACCCTCCAGCTGTATTGTTTCCCATGTTGATGAAAATACAACGTTAATCAGGGCCTTAATTCTTGTGTGCACTCTTTTTTGCAGGCAGATCTTGTTAACCGAGTTGAGAACGATCTTATAAGTATTATGCAAGGAGTATCTGTCAGTATCCTTTTCGTCCGTGTGATTTGTGAAATGCTCGTGATTTGTCAAATGCATTACCCTATTACAATGAAAAAAATTGAAAGTAATTTTGTTTAGTTATGTACTGTTTGGCTGGCAGATTTGTACTTCTAATGGCTCATCAACTTACAAAACTGCTTGCCCTGTAACTTAAAGATAATGTTGTGAATCTCGTAAGCATGCCATTAGGTCTTGGAACCTAACCTTCGAAACTTGGTATGTCTTTAGTTGAAAGGTCAACAATGAGTCATAGGTTTTGTAGAAATCTGCTACTTGGCTATCATGACTGCATAGCATTCATTTGTCGCACCATCATAAAAGGTATATCATCTCGTTGTTCTCATGCCAGTCCATCTAAGTATGAAGTTCCTTAACTTGTTTGTAGACCAGAATACCAGTGTAGTAGGAGCTGGTGAAGGCCCCAAGAAAGCTGCACCAGCTCGTGCACCCG
Coding sequences within it:
- the LOC139829674 gene encoding transcription initiation factor TFIID subunit 7-like, with protein sequence MEEQFILRVPPSVAEQIERLMNESAAGSSSNPEDASLDLSFSEDGRSGTFMIGNQSFPASLLDLPAVVESYKTYDDSFLVKTADIGQMVMVRQEDDPAPEGVEYKHGLTPPMRDARRRRYRREPDLSADLVNRVENDLISIMQGVSVNQNTSVVGAGEGPKKAAPARAPEPEAQEPAANGEEAEPDRTDSDESDN